The following proteins are encoded in a genomic region of Hoeflea phototrophica DFL-43:
- a CDS encoding TspO/MBR family protein: protein MSAFVIAVLVIVTASSGAIFKPGPWYESLQRPSWTPPNWAFPVVWSILYILIGVSGWIVWQAQGVGLAMGLWLLQLILNAAWSWLFFGMKRMDLAFVDVCALLLSILAYIAIASTVSPLAALLFAPYAVWVVTAATLNRAVWRLNPEAVSG, encoded by the coding sequence ATGTCCGCCTTTGTGATAGCCGTTCTTGTGATCGTGACCGCCTCAAGCGGTGCCATCTTCAAGCCCGGCCCCTGGTACGAAAGTCTTCAGCGGCCAAGCTGGACCCCGCCCAACTGGGCGTTTCCGGTGGTCTGGAGCATTCTCTACATCCTTATCGGCGTTTCGGGCTGGATCGTCTGGCAGGCCCAGGGTGTGGGTCTGGCCATGGGATTGTGGCTGCTGCAACTGATCCTCAACGCCGCCTGGTCCTGGCTCTTCTTTGGAATGAAACGGATGGATCTGGCCTTCGTCGATGTTTGCGCCCTGCTCCTTTCCATTCTCGCCTACATTGCCATTGCCAGCACCGTTTCACCTCTCGCAGCGCTTCTGTTCGCCCCTTACGCCGTTTGGGTCGTCACTGCGGCAACACTTAATCGCGCCGTGTGGCGTCTCAATCCGGAGGCTGTCAGCGGCTGA
- the ispG gene encoding flavodoxin-dependent (E)-4-hydroxy-3-methylbut-2-enyl-diphosphate synthase has protein sequence MTESPFVVPQARRSSIAVDVGGVIVGGGAPVVVQSMTNTDTADVDATVAQVAALHNAGSEIVRITVDRDESAAAVPKIRERLERLGIDVPLVGDFHYIGHKLLADHPSCAEALSKYRINPGNVGFKDKKDRQFVEIIEMAIKYDKPVRIGVNWGSLDQVLLTRLMDENAENGSPLSARDVTREAIIQSALHSAALAEETGLPRNRIILSAKVSQVQDLIAVYGELARRSDHALHLGLTEAGMGSKGIVASAAAMGIVLQGGVGDTIRVSLTPEPGGDRTREVMVAQELLQVMGFRQFLPVVAACPGCGRTTSTVFQELARTIEDDLRENMPVWREKYPGVEGLQVAVMGCIVNGPGESKHADIGISLPGTGESPAAPVFIDGKKAGTLRGPKIAEDFQVMVADYIEKRFGQNG, from the coding sequence ATGACTGAATCTCCCTTTGTTGTTCCGCAGGCCCGCCGGTCCAGCATTGCTGTCGATGTCGGCGGTGTCATTGTCGGTGGCGGCGCGCCGGTTGTCGTGCAATCGATGACCAACACTGACACTGCCGATGTGGACGCAACTGTCGCCCAGGTTGCAGCCCTGCACAATGCCGGCTCCGAGATCGTGCGGATCACTGTCGACCGGGATGAGAGCGCCGCCGCTGTTCCGAAGATCCGGGAGCGGCTCGAACGGCTTGGCATTGACGTTCCGCTGGTTGGCGACTTCCACTATATCGGCCACAAGCTTCTGGCTGATCATCCCTCTTGCGCCGAGGCGCTTTCCAAGTATCGCATCAATCCCGGCAATGTCGGCTTCAAGGACAAGAAAGACCGCCAGTTCGTCGAGATTATCGAGATGGCGATCAAATACGACAAACCCGTGCGCATCGGGGTCAACTGGGGATCGCTTGATCAGGTGCTTCTGACCAGGCTGATGGATGAGAATGCTGAGAACGGCTCGCCTCTCAGCGCCCGTGATGTCACGCGGGAAGCAATCATCCAGTCAGCCCTGCATTCGGCCGCCCTTGCGGAAGAAACCGGCCTGCCGCGCAATCGTATCATTTTGTCGGCCAAGGTCAGCCAGGTTCAGGACCTGATCGCAGTCTATGGAGAACTGGCCCGTCGCTCGGACCACGCATTGCACCTGGGCCTGACCGAGGCCGGCATGGGCTCGAAGGGCATCGTCGCCTCGGCAGCCGCCATGGGCATTGTGCTCCAGGGTGGCGTCGGAGACACCATCCGCGTGTCACTCACGCCTGAACCGGGCGGAGACCGCACCCGTGAGGTCATGGTTGCCCAGGAACTGCTGCAGGTCATGGGGTTCCGGCAGTTCCTGCCGGTGGTTGCCGCTTGCCCCGGCTGCGGACGCACCACCTCGACCGTATTTCAGGAGCTCGCCCGCACCATCGAGGATGACCTGCGCGAGAACATGCCGGTCTGGCGCGAAAAATACCCCGGTGTCGAGGGCTTGCAGGTCGCCGTCATGGGCTGCATCGTCAACGGGCCCGGCGAATCCAAGCACGCCGACATCGGCATTTCATTGCCCGGCACCGGCGAAAGCCCCGCAGCCCCGGTCTTCATTGACGGAAAGAAGGCAGGAACGCTACGCGGCCCGAAAATCGCCGAGGATTTTCAGGTAATGGTCGCTGACTATATTGAAAAACGGTTCGGCCAGAACGGGTAA
- a CDS encoding response regulator — MTEVSKNHDATAVARRSIVLMRIGYIASLTAMAVICTFFFLEQKEKNETIQQIGVVASQFAEADHALRAIADRSGRLAQTYEDYQAVVDTRLDGATLAEKRKLRESMPVDPDILSAVSSQRFAFERARWKVQHLNTAWDNLPATLTHRIQMRSRYMKGDDPFANHRAMISADRIDAVRTKKDLYWSGREIYAMFGDVIEPSNLFVHEEFRAYMAELSLSQGAMLQKFLVVTMAILLVLGGGVFVPIDIIIRQMISRLQQKTKETDLALTKAKAADRAKSEFLATMSHEIRTPMNGVLGMAELLTRTDLDTRQRTFTDVILKSGNALLEIINDILDFSKIDAGQMVLAPKPFSLVDTAEDVATLMSSRVVEKDIELAVRIAPGLPDQLIGDPGRVRQILTNLVGNAVKFTEQGHVMVEINWKDVEPEDGEGASSRRLALSISVSDTGIGIPPDKIDAVFDKFSQVDGSSTRKHEGTGLGLAIATRLVELMGGQIKLESTVGEGSTFSFTVEMDVYGGETETKGLPAEGLEGSRVLVIDDNAINRMILTEQMRGWGFDCVAVESGEVGINLLRHARSNLGIGIDLLVLDFQMPGMTGGEVARAIRADPLIADTQILVLSSIDQADQLEMLDSLCVFAQLVKPVRTAQLRQTVQAALRQAVKSQESRGRPAPAQANGAAFDATEATSVATTQAARSEGPMQPVSNPVLADAPPLSMQREEPLVLVAEDNQINQIVFQQSLQGMGVNHELAINGREAVTKWSELRPDIVLMDVSMPELNGLEATAEIRAIEARDGLAPTPIIAVTAHTLKGDEDRCLAAGMDDYMSKPISPEKLAAMIERWLPGSAIEVDVA, encoded by the coding sequence ATGACTGAAGTCTCCAAAAATCATGACGCGACAGCGGTCGCGCGCCGCTCGATTGTTTTGATGCGGATCGGTTACATTGCCTCCCTGACAGCGATGGCAGTGATCTGTACGTTCTTTTTCCTTGAGCAAAAAGAGAAGAACGAAACGATTCAACAAATCGGCGTGGTTGCATCTCAGTTTGCGGAAGCGGACCACGCCTTGCGCGCAATCGCTGATCGAAGCGGGCGGCTGGCGCAGACCTATGAAGACTACCAGGCGGTTGTGGATACCCGCCTGGACGGGGCAACCCTGGCTGAGAAACGCAAGCTGCGTGAATCCATGCCCGTGGATCCGGATATCCTTTCGGCGGTTTCCAGCCAGCGCTTCGCCTTTGAACGTGCACGGTGGAAGGTCCAGCACCTCAACACTGCCTGGGACAATCTGCCAGCCACGCTGACCCACAGAATCCAGATGCGTTCGCGCTACATGAAGGGTGACGACCCGTTTGCCAATCATAGAGCGATGATCAGCGCAGACCGGATCGATGCCGTGCGAACCAAGAAAGACCTCTATTGGTCCGGGCGCGAAATCTACGCCATGTTTGGAGATGTCATCGAACCCTCAAACCTTTTTGTGCATGAGGAGTTCAGGGCGTATATGGCGGAACTGTCGCTGTCGCAGGGTGCGATGCTACAGAAGTTTCTTGTGGTGACCATGGCCATCCTGCTGGTGCTGGGCGGCGGTGTCTTCGTGCCCATCGATATCATTATCCGGCAAATGATCAGCAGGCTTCAGCAAAAGACCAAAGAAACCGACCTGGCCCTGACCAAGGCCAAGGCTGCGGACCGGGCCAAATCCGAGTTCCTTGCAACCATGAGCCACGAAATCCGAACGCCGATGAATGGTGTGCTGGGTATGGCCGAACTGTTGACCCGGACCGATCTTGATACAAGGCAACGCACATTCACCGATGTGATCCTGAAATCGGGGAATGCGCTGCTTGAGATCATCAATGATATTCTCGACTTTTCAAAGATTGACGCGGGACAGATGGTTCTCGCTCCCAAACCGTTCAGTCTTGTCGATACGGCCGAGGACGTGGCCACGCTCATGTCCTCCCGTGTGGTCGAAAAGGACATCGAATTGGCGGTGAGAATTGCGCCGGGACTGCCGGACCAGCTGATTGGCGATCCGGGCCGAGTTCGGCAGATTCTGACCAATCTTGTTGGCAATGCGGTGAAATTCACCGAGCAGGGCCATGTGATGGTCGAGATCAACTGGAAAGATGTTGAGCCGGAGGATGGAGAGGGCGCATCTTCCAGACGGCTTGCGCTGTCAATTTCGGTCAGCGACACCGGCATCGGGATTCCTCCGGACAAGATCGATGCGGTGTTCGACAAGTTCAGCCAGGTGGATGGTTCATCGACCCGCAAGCACGAGGGCACCGGCCTCGGCCTAGCGATAGCGACCCGGCTGGTTGAGCTTATGGGCGGACAGATCAAGCTGGAAAGTACCGTTGGGGAAGGCTCGACCTTCAGCTTCACGGTGGAAATGGATGTTTATGGCGGCGAAACCGAGACCAAGGGGCTGCCTGCGGAAGGTCTTGAAGGAAGCCGTGTCCTCGTGATCGACGACAATGCCATCAACCGGATGATCCTGACGGAACAGATGCGCGGCTGGGGCTTTGACTGTGTGGCCGTCGAAAGCGGTGAAGTGGGTATCAATCTTCTCCGGCATGCGCGTTCAAATCTTGGCATCGGGATTGATCTGTTGGTGCTCGATTTCCAGATGCCTGGGATGACCGGAGGGGAAGTGGCCCGGGCGATACGGGCGGATCCTCTGATTGCGGATACACAAATTCTTGTGTTGTCCTCAATCGATCAGGCCGATCAACTCGAGATGCTCGACAGTCTTTGTGTTTTTGCTCAGTTGGTCAAACCAGTGCGTACAGCTCAGTTGCGTCAAACCGTGCAGGCGGCTCTGCGGCAAGCGGTTAAATCGCAAGAAAGCCGCGGGAGACCCGCGCCAGCGCAAGCAAACGGCGCAGCATTTGATGCGACGGAGGCAACTTCCGTTGCAACGACACAGGCGGCCCGATCAGAGGGACCGATGCAGCCTGTGTCAAATCCGGTGCTTGCTGATGCACCGCCGCTATCGATGCAGCGGGAGGAGCCTCTGGTGCTTGTGGCTGAAGACAACCAGATCAACCAGATCGTCTTCCAGCAATCGCTGCAGGGTATGGGCGTCAATCATGAGCTTGCGATCAACGGTCGTGAAGCGGTCACCAAATGGTCAGAGCTGCGCCCCGACATTGTGTTGATGGATGTTTCGATGCCCGAGTTGAACGGGCTGGAAGCGACGGCCGAAATCCGCGCGATCGAAGCGCGTGACGGGCTTGCACCAACACCGATCATCGCGGTGACAGCGCATACGCTGAAGGGAGACGAAGATCGCTGCCTGGCCGCGGGAATGGATGACTACATGTCAAAACCCATTTCGCCGGAGAAACTGGCGGCGATGATCGAGCGATGGCTGCCCGGCTCGGCGATTGAAGTGGATGTCGCCTGA